The following is a genomic window from bacterium.
GGCGGTCGAGCTGATCCACGTGGCGTCGCTGATCCACGACGATGTCATCGACGCGGCCGATCTGCGCCGCGGGCAGGCCTCGGTCAACGCGATCTGGGGGAACCAGGTCGCGGTGCTGCTGGGCGACTTCCTCTTCAGCAAGGCCTTTCACATGCTGGCGCGCCTTCGGACGCGCGAGGTCGCGGCCGCAATGGCGGCGGCGACGGTGCGCATGGCGAAGGCCGAGATCATCCAGATCAAGCACGGCAACACGCCGCATACGGATGAGCGCATCTACTTCGGGATCATCGACGGCAAGACCGCGGCGCTGACGGGGGCGGCGTGCCGGTGCGGCGCGCTCACCGCGGGGGCCCGTCCGGAGGTCGCGGAAGCGCTCGCGACCTTCGGCCTCGAGTGGGGCATGTCGTTCCAGATCACGGACGACGCGCTCGACATCACGGCGACCGCCGATCACCTCGGCAAGCCGATCGGCAGCGACATTCAGACCGGCAAGGTCACCCTGCCGATCATCTACGCGCTGCGCGACGCGCCGGAGCAGGACGGCCGGCGCCTCCGCGAGATTCTGAGCGCCGATGGGAATCACACCTCCGGGGCCGGACTTCCGGCCGCGCCGGTGTCCGTTCTCGACGAGGTGCAGGCGATCGTCGCCCGCACGGGGGCGGTCGAACGGGCGCTCGGCGTGGCGCGCGAGCGCGCGCAGCGCGCGGCGCGCGCCCTCGTGGGGCTCCCCCCGTCGGCGGCGCGCGACAGCCTCGCGGCCCTCGTGCAATTCGTGACGGTCCGCACCCGATGACTCGTCTGGGCCTGCGGCCGGAACGGATCGCCGTCCCACGGCGTTCTTGGTGTATAATTGAGGCAATCGAGCCGGAGGTGCACCATGGGGCCCAAGTTCTGGGAGTTGATCATT
Proteins encoded in this region:
- a CDS encoding polyprenyl synthetase family protein, whose product is MAAAALEEIYAPVRPDLDALERLFRAELSSEDPFVGQLVTHVLATRGKMLRPALACLSARAAGDAARMPEQAEDRLGAAGAVELIHVASLIHDDVIDAADLRRGQASVNAIWGNQVAVLLGDFLFSKAFHMLARLRTREVAAAMAAATVRMAKAEIIQIKHGNTPHTDERIYFGIIDGKTAALTGAACRCGALTAGARPEVAEALATFGLEWGMSFQITDDALDITATADHLGKPIGSDIQTGKVTLPIIYALRDAPEQDGRRLREILSADGNHTSGAGLPAAPVSVLDEVQAIVARTGAVERALGVARERAQRAARALVGLPPSAARDSLAALVQFVTVRTR